DNA sequence from the Candidatus Fluviicola riflensis genome:
CGTCAGCAAGCAAGGCTGTAGCACCTAGAATCGCGGGAATTACGAGCCTTTTGCCGTATCGGCGCACCAAGGCATACAAGGAGAAAATCCCTCCTTCGCCTTCGTTATCAGCTTTTAAAGTCAGCCAGATGTACTTGATCGTGGTTTGCAGCACCAGTGTCCAAAAGATACACGAAACACCGCCATACACCAGTGTTTCAGTGATTTCACGTTCGCCAATCACTGCCCGCAATGCGTACAAGGGACTCGTACCGATGTCTCCATAAATAATCCCGAGTGCTACCAACAACGAAGCTGCCGTAACTTTACTTTTCACTCCCGGTTTCAATTTGCTCATACTTTATTTTTATGACGCAAAGTTGGGGGCTATTCTATCTGTAAAAAATAAAGAAGAGGGGTTGAAAAATAAAGAAATTATAAAGAGTGTTACACAAACCGGTACCCTACTCCGCTTTCTGTTAGCAGGTGTTTCGGACTGTGGTGATCGTCTTCGATTTTCTTTCGAAGCGTTCCGATAAAAACGCGTAAATATTGCGTTTCGGTCTGATAAGCGACGCCCCATATTTCTCTTAGAATAAAAGTATGGGTTAATACACGTCCTTCATTTTTAAAAAACAACGCCAGCAAGTTAAACTCCGTATTGGTCAATTTGACCGCATTTTCATTTTTCGTTACCAATCGGGCTGAAAAATCAATTTTTAAATCGCCGCAAGATGCAGTAGGATGATTCACTGAAGGTTGATTTCTCCGAATTGCCGAACGGATCCGGGCCATTAATTCTGCTGATCGGAAGGGCTTTGTCAGATAATCAGTGGCGCCATTATCCAAAGCCGTAACAATGTCATTTTCATAGTTGATAACCGACAAAATGATGATGGCTTTATCGTACCAAAGACGTAATTCTTTCAGCACTTCATGTCCGCTTTTATCTGGTAAACCTATATCAAGCAGGATCAATTCCGGTGGATGAGAAGCCGCGAGTTGAATTCCCAATTTGGCGTTTTCGGCTGTGCGTACAATAAAATCATTACTCTCCAGTGTGATCTCGAGCAGTTTCCGAATCTGTGGTTCGTCATCGATGATTAATATTTCCGCTTTATTCATTTTTCAACCGGTTCATGAATGAAATTTCTGTTTTGAGTTCAATTCTTATGAGCAATCCCGATTCACCGTTTTTCTTAGCGATAATGGTTCCACCATTCATTTCAATAAAACCTTTTACGATAGAAAGTCCCAAACCACTTCCCCCTGTTTTTGAACTCGGAACGCGGTAAAATTTATCAAAAATCAAACGGAGATTTTTTTCCGGAATTCCCGGCCCGTTGTCGGAAACGCAGATACGCCAGCTTTCATTCGCTATTGAAGACTGAATAACAATCGTGCTGTCTTCAGGTGTATAAATTACGCTGTTGTGTACCAGGTTATGAATTACCTGCTCCATCAAACCTCTGTCTATTTTCACCAAGGGTAAATCATCGTTGGGAGTAAACACAAATTCGTGCGTCTCAATCATTTTGAAATCAGCCAATACCGAAAGGATTAGCTCATTGGTATCACACCAATCCTGCGCGGGGCTCAAAATACCAGATTCCAGCCGACTCATATTCAACAGATTTTCAACCTGTCTGTTGAGACGCATCCCGGCCGTATCGATTTGCAATAACAATTCTTCGGATTGTTCTTTGGTAAGTTTGTTCCCCGGTTCGCGTAATACATCTACTGCACCTATGATCGTTGAAATAGGCGTGCGCAACTCATGCGACAACGAGTTTAAAAGTGTATTGTAAAAGGCAATTTGCTTTGCTTCCTGTTCTTTTTCGCGTGCCTTTTTTTCTTCTTTCCTGATTTTAAAACTCATGACTGTATTGACCAAAGCCACGACGAAATACAATAAAAACATC
Encoded proteins:
- a CDS encoding DNA-binding response regulator, which translates into the protein MNKAEILIIDDEPQIRKLLEITLESNDFIVRTAENAKLGIQLAASHPPELILLDIGLPDKSGHEVLKELRLWYDKAIIILSVINYENDIVTALDNGATDYLTKPFRSAELMARIRSAIRRNQPSVNHPTASCGDLKIDFSARLVTKNENAVKLTNTEFNLLALFFKNEGRVLTHTFILREIWGVAYQTETQYLRVFIGTLRKKIEDDHHSPKHLLTESGVGYRFV
- a CDS encoding sensor histidine kinase, with amino-acid sequence MHRHATQIFIKSLHLSPYLCTNQIQHLKLYHTRSYRPLSQYVISICMVLAVSLIAFAFSDLIGYKVVALILLMTVSVVAMLFEIFPVLLTALLSALIWNFFFIPPIFGFHIERTEDMLMFLLYFVVALVNTVMSFKIRKEEKKAREKEQEAKQIAFYNTLLNSLSHELRTPISTIIGAVDVLREPGNKLTKEQSEELLLQIDTAGMRLNRQVENLLNMSRLESGILSPAQDWCDTNELILSVLADFKMIETHEFVFTPNDDLPLVKIDRGLMEQVIHNLVHNSVIYTPEDSTIVIQSSIANESWRICVSDNGPGIPEKNLRLIFDKFYRVPSSKTGGSGLGLSIVKGFIEMNGGTIIAKKNGESGLLIRIELKTEISFMNRLKNE